TCGGCGCTGTATGCGCTAAACGCAATGACCACGAACATGCCCAGCACGCAGAGCTTGATCAGCACCATGATCGCGTTGACCGTCGCCGATTCGCTGGCCCCGCGAATCAACAGCAGCGCGCATAGCCCGATCAGCACGATGGCCGGCAAATTCACCCAACCCGGATCCGTGTCCCACGGCGCGGCCGACAACACATGGGGCATCTGCAATCCGAACAGATTGCTCAGCAACTTGTTAACGTAGCCGCTCCAGCCGACCGAGACCGCCGCGGTGGCCACCCCGTATTCCAGCAACAGGCAGGCCGCCACCACCATCGCGACCGCCTCGCCCAGCGTCGCGTAGGCGTAGGAGTATGCCGATCCCGAAATCGGTACGGCCGAAGCCAGCTCGGCGTAGCAGAGGGCGGCCAGGCCAGCGGCGATACCGGCGATGGTGAACGAGACGATCACGCCGGGACCGGCCTCGGGCACCGCCTCCGAGAGCACGAAGAAGATGCCCGTACCTATCGTCGAGCCGACCCCGAACATGGTCAGCTGGAAGGTGCCGAAACTCCGCTTGAGGTTGGCCGCGGCCCCGTGGGCGATAGGGGCACCGCTCACTGGGCGGCGGCGCAGCATTGATTCTCTTAGGCTCATCGAAGTTGCCGGCAATTGCGCCTCCTGTTGGTGGACCAGGCTGATTATGAGCCTGCCTCCCGCAATGCGACAGCGAACTGGTGAACCGCCCAGTCGATCTCCTGCGCCGTGATCACCAACGGCGGCGCAAACCGCAGCGTGGCGCCGTGGGTGTCTTTTACCAACACACCGCGTTCGGCCAGCCGCGAGCTCATTTCCTTGCCGGTGGCCAGCGCCGGGTCGATGTCAACGCCGGCCCACAATCCCAGGCCACGCACCGCGACCACACCGTCGCCGGTCAATTCGACGAGCCGCTGATGCAGATGAGCGCCCATCTCGGCGGAGCGGGACTGAAATTCTCCCCGGGCAACCAGGGAAACCACGGTGCTGCCGATCGCGGCCGCCAACGGGTTTCCGCCGAACGTCGACCCGTGTTCGCCCGGATGTAACACGCCGAGGATTTCGCGGTCTGCGACCACCGCCGACAGCGGGACCACGCCACCGCCAAGTGCCTTGCCGAGCAGATAAATGTCGGGCACGACGCCCCAGTGGTCACAGGCGAACGTGTAACCCGTGCGAGCCAGCCCCGATTGGATTTCGTCGGCGATCATCAGCACGTTGTGTTCGGCGCACAGGGCACGCACGGCGGGCAGGTAGTCGTCGGGCGGGACGATGATGCCCGCCTCGCCCTGGATCGGTTCGAGCAGCACCGCAACGGTGTCGTCGTCGATCGCCTGAGCGAGCGCCGCTGCGTCGCCGAACGGCACCGAGCGGAATCCCGGCGTGAACGGCCCGAATCCGCGTCGCGCAACGGGATCGGACGAGAAGCTGACGATGCTGATGGTGCGGCCATGAAAGTTGTTGTCCGCCACAATGATATTTGCCCGGCCCGCGGGGACACCCTTGACCTCGGCTCCCCATTTGCGGGCCACTTTGAGACCGCTCTCTACCGCTTCAGCACCCGAGTTCATCGGCAGCACCATGTCTTTGCCGCACAACTCGGCAAGTGCGGTGCAGAAGGGCCCGAGTCGATCGGAATGAAACGCCCGGCTCACCAGGGTGACGGCGTCGAGTTGGGCGTGAGCTGTGGCGGTGATCTCGGGGTTGCGATGGCCGAAGTTCACCGCCGAGTACGCAGCCAGGCAGTCCAGGTAGCGTCGGCCATCGATATCGGTGATCCACGCGCCCTCGGCGCTGGCCGCGACCACGGGCAGCGGCGAATAATTGTGCGCCGCATGCCTTTCGACCAGTGCGATAGCGGCTTCGGTCGCGTCCACAAGAACTGTCATGGGTGTACCTCCAGCGTGCAGCACTTCACGGAACCGCCGCCCTTGAGCAGCTCGGACAGATCGACACCGACCGGCTCGAAGCCGGCCTCCCGCAGCTGCCCGGCAAAACCGGTGGCCGCGGCGGGAAGCACGACATGTAAGCCGTCGGACACGGCGTTGAGTCCGAACACGTACGCGTCGGCGCTGCCGACCGCGATCGCGTCAGGAAACAGTACCCGCAACTGTTCCTGTGCCGCCGTGCTGAACGCCGGCGGGTAGTAGGCAATCGTACGATCGTCGAGAACGGCCAGCGCGGTGTCGAGGTGATAGAACCTTGGGTCCACCAGCTCGAGGGAGACCACCGGCAGGCCGAGCACCGCGGCGATTTCGGCGTGTGCGCGCGGGTCGGTGCGAAAGCCGTAGCCCGCCAACACCGATTCGCCAACCATCAACAGGTCGCCCTGTCCCTCGTTAACATGACGGGTTGACACGGGCCGATACCCGACCGAGGACATCCACCTGGCGTAGGCCTTCGACTCGCCGGCCCGTTCGGTGAACCGGAACCGGGCGACCACGGCGATGTCATGCGCGATGAACCCACCGTTGGCGGCGTACACCATGTCCGGTAGCCCGGGTTCGGGCTCGATCAGATCCACGCTGTGGCCCAGCCGGACATAGGTCTGGTAGAGGTGTTCCCACTGCGCCAGCGCGACCTGGACGTCAACCGGCGCGGTGACGTCCATCCAGGGGTTGATCGCGTACTCGACGGCGAAGAAGGCCGGCGGGGTCATCGCGTACCGCCGCGTCCGCGGGGTGCGGCTGTGCGCTTCTGCCCCAAGACGGGCGGCGCCGAGGAAGGAATCTGTCATAAAGCAACGATATTTGGCCCTGATTACACAATCAAACGACGGATATTGCGCGTTTATGATCGATATGTTGCGCTAACGTGGGATTTGTAGCGATTCGTTGCGCGCTAGAACGAGGGGCGCGCTGGAACGGAGGGGGTGGTGCCGATGGACCACCTGGATGACACCGACGAGCGCATCCTCGCCGAGCTGGCCGAGCATGCGCGGGCCACCTTCGCCGAGATCGGCCAGAAGGTGAGTTTGTCCCCGCCCGCGGTCAAACGCCGCGTCGACCGGATGCTCGAGAGCGGTGTGATCAAGGGCTTCACCACCGTCGTCGACCGCACCGCGCTGGGCTGGAACACCGAAGCCTATGTGCTGATTTTCTGCCACGGCAGGATTGCGCCCGATCAGCTGCGCGATGCCTGGGTGGATATCCCCGAGGTGGTCAGCGCGGCTACCGTGACCGGCACGTCCGACGCGATCCTGCACGTGCTCGCTCACAACATGCGGCATTTGGAGGCAGCCCTCGAGCGCATTCGGTCCAGCGCTGATGTCGAACGCAGCGAAAGCATCGTCGTGCTGTCGAATCTCATCGACCGGATGCGCCCCTGACGCCCTCGGCCGCTGGGCCGGTAATCGACGCGCCGCCCGTTACGGGGCGTCGTCGTCATCGTTCCCGTCGCGTAGCAGCTATTCGGGGTGATGCAACGCCCAGGGTGTGTCACCCGATTGGGAAGGTGTTGATCGACGACGTGTGATTGTTGATCAGCTTGGGCGGCGGTCGAGTCGCTGATGCCCTCCGATAAGGCAAGCGGGGCAACAGATTCGGTGACCATCGTCTGATGTTGGAAGGTACCCTCACCTACCTCGGCGGCGTCCTACCGGCGGCGTGTAGTTGGTCACGGCCCGCGTGGGCTCCCCCCAAACTGGGCGACACAGGCCGGCCCGGCACGGGCAACCCCATTTGACGAACAAGCATGAGGTACTTCATCTCTCCTGGAGAAGCCCGTGCCGGCCGGACAGCGAAATGCCGCAAATATCAAGGCCCGTCACCGCGGGTCACAGCGCGTAAATCAACAACTCCGGACGCCCGTGGCCCTGGCGGGTCATCAGTGGCGTTGATTGTTCGGCAAGTTGGGCGGGTGGTTGGGCACCGGAGGAGGCGGGTGGTTGGGCACCGGTGGCCGGGGATTGTTCGGCAAGTTGGGCGGGTGGTTGGGCACCGGAGGAGGCGGGTGGTTGGGCACCGGTGGCGGGGGATTGTTCGCCCCCGGGATCCTGCCTCGCTCCATGGGAATCCTATCCGGAGGCGGAGGCGGATTGTTTCTTCCCCCAATGAGTGTCGGTGGATTTGGCGCGGGTGAGTCGTGCGGCGTGGCGCTGGCAACGCCAGCTGCCATGCCAGCACCGACAATACCGAGCCCACCGGCGAGCAAGCACCCAGCCAATACATTCCTGATCTTCATGCACCACACCCTTCGTAACAAGTGAGCAGATAACGTGGCCATGAAACAAGATGGAACACGGGCGAAGCTAGATAAGCCTATTGTGATATCGCTGTGAATCGCCTGGCGCAGCCGGGCTTAGCCTTGACGCGCAGACCGGCCGGGTGAGGTGTTGGGGAGATGATTTGGCCCGTGCGGATGGTCAGCTGGTCGTGGCTACTGGAAATGAAAGCTGATTTCATTAAGCCACAGGATAATTCGATGCACTACCTCGAATTCAATCCAGACGTCGACGCGACCATCTTCTACACCTCCTGCACTACTGGGAGGCCAAAAGGGACCATCGGAACCCATCGCAACACCGTAATCGTCGCATTCGCCTCGTGATTCGCCACGCGCGGCTCGTCGGGTAGCCCGGGTCTGCCGGGCTACCCTAGGCGTGCAACAACAGCACCTCTATGGCCACGGCCGAGCCGCTGGCCGCGGCGGTGACCGCCAGCGTCACCCAGTCGGCAAGTTTGGGCCGTACCGGATGCGCAGAAAGCTGGCCGGTGCCGCCACGCGCGGTGATTGCATCGCCCATCTCGTCGGCGCGCCGCAGGGTCACCGTAATGGCAGCGGCAAGCAGGTCGATCAGCTCGCGCGCGTGCCGTTGGCGCCGAGCCTTACGGCTCCGCGGAATCCGTTTGGGCCGCAGCCGGCGTGCAGCGTAGAGCACCTGGAATTCGTCGATCAGCATCGGGAAGGCGCGCAGCGCGAGCGCCAACGCCACCGCCCATTCGTCGACCGGGATCCGCAATGCCCGAAACGGCCGGCCCAAAGTGGCTACCGCAGGCCCGATTTCGGCGACATTAGTGGTCCAGGACACCATCGCCCCCAGCGCGAGGAGCACAATCGACAGCGCGGTGATCCGCAGGAAGTTCAACGCGCCGCCCAATCCGAGTTCGACTCCACCCAGCGAGACCACCGGAGTGCCGCCGGCGAGCGCAGCGGTCAGAAAGCCGATTGCCAGGACGATCCACAGCCAGCGCGGTACCGACGGCAGCGCACCGCGCGGAATGTGCGCGAGCCGGGCCGCGGCCAGCACCAATGCCGACATCATCCCGATCGTCAGCCATCCCGGATAGAACGTCAGCAACACCGAAATGCCGAAAACCACCAGCAATTTGGTGCCGGCCCACAGGTCGTGAATGGCCGAGCTACCGGGCACCGGAATCAGTAGCACGACCGGACGAGACGGGCGCCGGGTCCCGCTGCGTGCCGGGGCCGAAGTTGTGGTCACGATCTTCCCCCCGCCTCCGATGCCGCCCCCCTAGCCGCCGCTGTCGGCACCGTTTCCAGCACGCCGTCGCGCAGCTGCAGGGTGCGCGGGCAAAGCCCCTCCATCCCGACGAAGTCGTGCGAAATGACGACCACCGTCAGCCCGCGCGCTCGGCGCAGGTCTTCCAGCAGCCGCAACAGGCCGCGTTGACTTGCCGCGTCCAACCCCGCCAACGGCTCGTCGAGGATCAACGCGCGGGGTGCGCATGCGAGCAGCCCAGCCAGCACCACGCGACGCATTTGGCCACCGCTGAGCTGGTCGATGCGTCGCTTGCCCAGCGCGGGATCCAGCCCGACGACACCGAGCGCTGCCGCCACCCGATCCTTCTCGTTCGGCGAAAAGCCTGCTGCGGAAGCAACTTCGCGGTCCACCCGGCTGCGCATCAACTGCAGCCGGGCGGCCTGGAAAGACAACGCCACCGCTCCGACCTGCTCATGGGTGGGCCGGCCATCGAGCAGGCAGGCACCGGTGGTGGGGATCGTCAGCCCGGCCATGATCCACGCCAGCGTCGACTTCCCCGAGCCGTTGCCGCCGTGAATCAACACCCCATCTCCCTGCTCAACCACGAAGTTGACATCACGCAACGCGGTCTTTGCCCACGGCGTACCGCTGCCGTACTCATGGCCGACACCCACCAGCTCCAGGGCCGGCGCGTGGTGGGGGTGATCCATCCCCACAGCCGGGGCCGGCGCCGCTGCGGTTTGGACCATATCGGTGTTGTCCGGCGAATCGCTGAGGCTGATCACGCGGTCGGCGGAGTCGGCCTCGTTGTTGTAGTGCGTGATGTGCACCAAGGCGGTCCGGTGCCGCTGTGTCAGACCCGACAGCACGCTCAGCAGCGCGTCCCGGCCCTGCTGATCAACCATGGTGGTGACCTCGTCGGCGATGAGCATCGCCGGCTCCCGGGCCAACGCCGCCGCTAGCGCGAGGCGCTGCAGCTCACCACCGGACAGGCTTCCGGTGTCGCGTTCGGCGAGTGCTTGCAGGCCAACCTCGCCCAGCAACCGGTCGACGTCGACGTCGGTGCCCGGCGGCAGCCCCCACACCACGTCGTCGGCAACGCGGGTGCCCAGGACCTGGCTTTCCGGATGCTGCAGGACAACGGCGGTGCCGCCCAGCTTGCCCAACCCCACCGTGCCCGGACGATCCACGGTGCCCGACGTCGGTTCCCGGCCGGCCAGGATCAGCATCAACGTGGTCTTCCCGGACCCGTTGGCACCGGTGATCGCTAGGTGTTCGCCGACCCGGACGTCGAGGCTGACCTCGCGCAGCGCGTCCTGGCCGGCACGGGGGTAGCGGAAACGCACTTTGTCCAACCGCACCGGAACCGGCTGGATGGGGGCGTTCACCTCATCGCGTGGCGGTGCGTCCAGTTTGTGCACATCGGGGATTCCGCGCATCCGCTCCAGCAGGCGCGACAACGCCCACCACCCGATCAGCGACACGATCATGATCCCGATGGTGAAGTAGCCCAACATCACCCACTGCCAGTACTGCAGCCCCTCGGCGAAATACCGCTTGACGTCCGCGGCTGCCCCCTGCATGTGCATCCGGGCCATGGTGGCAGCGACCCCGTCGACGTTCGCGGTCATCACCTTGAAAATCAGGTGCCGCAGTCTGACCAGGACGGCCAGCATGCCGACCATCGCCGCGCCGAACGCAAGTCCGGCGATCAGCGACGAGACGATCACCGTTGGTGTGCCGCGGCCCTTGCGTTTGACGATTCCGGTCAGTCCACCGATGTAGGCGCTGTGGATCACCCCCATGAAACCACCCATCCCGGCGATCAAGAAGGCGATCATT
The nucleotide sequence above comes from Mycobacterium decipiens. Encoded proteins:
- the rocD gene encoding ornithine--oxo-acid transaminase, giving the protein MTVLVDATEAAIALVERHAAHNYSPLPVVAASAEGAWITDIDGRRYLDCLAAYSAVNFGHRNPEITATAHAQLDAVTLVSRAFHSDRLGPFCTALAELCGKDMVLPMNSGAEAVESGLKVARKWGAEVKGVPAGRANIIVADNNFHGRTISIVSFSSDPVARRGFGPFTPGFRSVPFGDAAALAQAIDDDTVAVLLEPIQGEAGIIVPPDDYLPAVRALCAEHNVLMIADEIQSGLARTGYTFACDHWGVVPDIYLLGKALGGGVVPLSAVVADREILGVLHPGEHGSTFGGNPLAAAIGSTVVSLVARGEFQSRSAEMGAHLHQRLVELTGDGVVAVRGLGLWAGVDIDPALATGKEMSSRLAERGVLVKDTHGATLRFAPPLVITAQEIDWAVHQFAVALREAGS
- the ddaH gene encoding dimethylargininase, translating into MTDSFLGAARLGAEAHSRTPRTRRYAMTPPAFFAVEYAINPWMDVTAPVDVQVALAQWEHLYQTYVRLGHSVDLIEPEPGLPDMVYAANGGFIAHDIAVVARFRFTERAGESKAYARWMSSVGYRPVSTRHVNEGQGDLLMVGESVLAGYGFRTDPRAHAEIAAVLGLPVVSLELVDPRFYHLDTALAVLDDRTIAYYPPAFSTAAQEQLRVLFPDAIAVGSADAYVFGLNAVSDGLHVVLPAAATGFAGQLREAGFEPVGVDLSELLKGGGSVKCCTLEVHP
- a CDS encoding Lrp/AsnC family transcriptional regulator, encoding MDHLDDTDERILAELAEHARATFAEIGQKVSLSPPAVKRRVDRMLESGVIKGFTTVVDRTALGWNTEAYVLIFCHGRIAPDQLRDAWVDIPEVVSAATVTGTSDAILHVLAHNMRHLEAALERIRSSADVERSESIVVLSNLIDRMRP
- a CDS encoding AMP-binding protein, with the translated sequence MIWPVRMVSWSWLLEMKADFIKPQDNSMHYLEFNPDVDATIFYTSCTTGRPKGTIGTHRNTVIVAFAS
- a CDS encoding energy-coupling factor transporter transmembrane component T family protein — translated: MTTTSAPARSGTRRPSRPVVLLIPVPGSSAIHDLWAGTKLLVVFGISVLLTFYPGWLTIGMMSALVLAAARLAHIPRGALPSVPRWLWIVLAIGFLTAALAGGTPVVSLGGVELGLGGALNFLRITALSIVLLALGAMVSWTTNVAEIGPAVATLGRPFRALRIPVDEWAVALALALRAFPMLIDEFQVLYAARRLRPKRIPRSRKARRQRHARELIDLLAAAITVTLRRADEMGDAITARGGTGQLSAHPVRPKLADWVTLAVTAAASGSAVAIEVLLLHA
- a CDS encoding DUF2232 domain-containing protein — translated: MAALCAVTAIVSVVVPFAAGLALLGTVPTGLLAYRYRLRVLLAATVAAGMIAFLIAGMGGFMGVIHSAYIGGLTGIVKRKGRGTPTVIVSSLIAGLAFGAAMVGMLAVLVRLRHLIFKVMTANVDGVAATMARMHMQGAAADVKRYFAEGLQYWQWVMLGYFTIGIMIVSLIGWWALSRLLERMRGIPDVHKLDAPPRDEVNAPIQPVPVRLDKVRFRYPRAGQDALREVSLDVRVGEHLAITGANGSGKTTLMLILAGREPTSGTVDRPGTVGLGKLGGTAVVLQHPESQVLGTRVADDVVWGLPPGTDVDVDRLLGEVGLQALAERDTGSLSGGELQRLALAAALAREPAMLIADEVTTMVDQQGRDALLSVLSGLTQRHRTALVHITHYNNEADSADRVISLSDSPDNTDMVQTAAAPAPAVGMDHPHHAPALELVGVGHEYGSGTPWAKTALRDVNFVVEQGDGVLIHGGNGSGKSTLAWIMAGLTIPTTGACLLDGRPTHEQVGAVALSFQAARLQLMRSRVDREVASAAGFSPNEKDRVAAALGVVGLDPALGKRRIDQLSGGQMRRVVLAGLLACAPRALILDEPLAGLDAASQRGLLRLLEDLRRARGLTVVVISHDFVGMEGLCPRTLQLRDGVLETVPTAAARGAASEAGGRS